In a single window of the Drosophila subpulchrella strain 33 F10 #4 breed RU33 chromosome X, RU_Dsub_v1.1 Primary Assembly, whole genome shotgun sequence genome:
- the LOC119557754 gene encoding neuronal acetylcholine receptor subunit alpha-7 isoform X1, whose protein sequence is MKKQSRSRLDNPFCSSQETNMSFPQPHTLPEAPANGGKMLVYGLGLLIMIPACTAGPHEKRLLHALLDNYNSLERPVVNESDPLQLSFGLTLMQIIDVDEKNQLLITNIWLKLEWNDMNLRWNSSEFGGVRDLRIPPHRLWKPDVLMYNSADEGFDGTYATNVVVRNNGSCLYVPPGIFKSTCKIDITWFPFDDQRCEMKFGSWTYDGFQLDLQLQDEAGGDISSFITNGEWDLLGVPGKRNEIYYNCCPEPYIDITFAILIRRKTLYYFFNLIVPCVLIASMALLGFTLPPDSGEKLSLGVTILLSLTVFLNMVAETMPATSDAVPLLGTYFNCIMFMVASSVVSTILILNYHHRNPDTHEMSEWIRVIFLYWLPCILRMQRPGQVGYECPPPPSSSSSSNSGEKKQQIQNVELKERSSKSLLANVLDIDDDFRCNHRCASATLPHQPTYYRTMYRQGDDGSVGPVGPAGPVVDGRLHEAISHTCLTSSAEYELALILKELRWITEQLKKEDETSDITRDWKFAAMVVDRLCLIIFTLFTIIATLAVLFSAPHFIFP, encoded by the exons ATGAAGAAGCAATCACGTAGTCGGTTGGACAATCCATTCTGCTCCAGTCAGGAAACAAACATGAGCTTCCCACAGCCGCACACATTGCCGGAAGCCCCAGCTAACGGTGGTAAAATGCTGGTTTATGGCCTGGGACTTCTAATTATGATACCGG CTTGTACGGCTGGACCCCATGAAAAGCGTCTGCTCCACGCCCTCCTGGACAACTACAACAGCTTAGAACGTCCGGTGGTCAACGAATCCGATCCATTGCAACTGAGCTTCGGACTAACACTCATGCAGATTATAGATGTG gATGAAAAGAACCAACTGCTAATTACAAATATTTGGCTCAAATTG GAATGGAATGACATGAATCTTCGATGGAATTCCAGTGAATTCGGCGGTGTACGCGATCTTCGAATTCCACCACATCGCTTATGGAAACCGGATGTTCTAATGTACAATAG CGCGGATGAGGGGTTCGATGGAACGTATGCCACAAATGTAGTGGTGCGCAACAATGGAAGCTGTCTGTACGTACCGCCAGGCATATTCAAATCAACATGCAAGATCGATATTACGTGGTTTCCATTTGACGATCAAAGATGTGAGATGAAGTTTGGTTCGTGGACCTACGATGGTTTCCAG TTGGACTTACAATTACAAGACGAAGCAGGAGGAGATATTTCTAGCTTTATAACAAATGGCGAATGGGACTTGTTAG GTGTGCCCGGTAAACGAAATGAAATCTACTATAATTGCTGCCCAGAACCTTATATTGACATAACATTCGCCATTTTGATAAGACGCAAAACATTGTACTATTTTTTCAATCTGATTGTGCCGTGCGTACTGATTGCCTCAATGGCACTGCTAGGGTTTACACTGCCACCAGATTCTGGTGAAAAGCTTTCGCTTG GAGTCACAATTTTATTATCGCTTACAGTCTTCCTAAACATGGTGGCGGAAACAATGCCGGCGACCTCTGATGCGGTGCCGCTGCTCG GAACTTATTTCAATTGCATTATGTTTATGGTGGCCTCATCAGTTGTGTCAACCATACTTATCCTCAATTATCATCATAGAAATCCAGATACGCATGAAATGAGTGAATgg ATAAGAGTAATATTCCTTTATTGGTTACCTTGCATATTGCGCATGCAAAGACCCGGACAGGTTGGCTACGAATGTCCGCCGCCGCCCTCATCATCGAGTTCATCTAATTCCGGCGAGAAAAAGCAACAGATACAAAATGTTGAGCTCAAGGAGAG ATCCTCCAAGTCTCTGCTGGCCAACGTCCTCGATATAGACGATGATTTCCGATGCAATCATCGGTGTGCCAGTGCGACTTTGCCTCACCAGCCAACTTATTACAGGACGATGTACAG GCAAGGGGACGACGGCAGCGTGGGACCCGTGGGTCCGGCTGGCCCCGTGGTCGATGGGCGTCTGCACGAAGCCATTTCGCACACCTGTCTGACTTCATCTGCGGAATACGAACTGGCGCTGATCCTTAAGGAACTGCGTTGGATAACAGAGCAG CTAAAAAAAGAAGACGAGACAAGCGACATAACACGAGATTGGAAGTTTGCAGCCATGGTCGTCGATCGTTTGTGCCTTATTATTTTCACTTTATTTACTATTATCGCAACCCTTGCTGTACTGTTTTCAGCACCACATTTCATT TTCCCGTAA
- the LOC119557754 gene encoding neuronal acetylcholine receptor subunit alpha-7 isoform X5: MKKQSRSRLDNPFCSSQETNMSFPQPHTLPEAPANGGKMLVYGLGLLIMIPACTAGPHEKRLLHALLDNYNSLERPVVNESDPLQLSFGLTLMQIIDVDEKNQLLITNIWLKLEWNDMNLRWNSSEFGGVRDLRIPPHRLWKPDVLMYNSADEGFDGTYATNVVVRNNGSCLYVPPGIFKSTCKIDITWFPFDDQRCEMKFGSWTYDGFQLDLQLQDEAGGDISSFITNGEWDLLGVPGKRNEIYYNCCPEPYIDITFAILIRRKTLYYFFNLIVPCVLIASMALLGFTLPPDSGEKLSLGVTILLSLTVFLNMVAETMPATSDAVPLLDKSNIPLLVTLHIAHAKTRTGWLRMSAAALIIEFI, from the exons ATGAAGAAGCAATCACGTAGTCGGTTGGACAATCCATTCTGCTCCAGTCAGGAAACAAACATGAGCTTCCCACAGCCGCACACATTGCCGGAAGCCCCAGCTAACGGTGGTAAAATGCTGGTTTATGGCCTGGGACTTCTAATTATGATACCGG CTTGTACGGCTGGACCCCATGAAAAGCGTCTGCTCCACGCCCTCCTGGACAACTACAACAGCTTAGAACGTCCGGTGGTCAACGAATCCGATCCATTGCAACTGAGCTTCGGACTAACACTCATGCAGATTATAGATGTG gATGAAAAGAACCAACTGCTAATTACAAATATTTGGCTCAAATTG GAATGGAATGACATGAATCTTCGATGGAATTCCAGTGAATTCGGCGGTGTACGCGATCTTCGAATTCCACCACATCGCTTATGGAAACCGGATGTTCTAATGTACAATAG CGCGGATGAGGGGTTCGATGGAACGTATGCCACAAATGTAGTGGTGCGCAACAATGGAAGCTGTCTGTACGTACCGCCAGGCATATTCAAATCAACATGCAAGATCGATATTACGTGGTTTCCATTTGACGATCAAAGATGTGAGATGAAGTTTGGTTCGTGGACCTACGATGGTTTCCAG TTGGACTTACAATTACAAGACGAAGCAGGAGGAGATATTTCTAGCTTTATAACAAATGGCGAATGGGACTTGTTAG GTGTGCCCGGTAAACGAAATGAAATCTACTATAATTGCTGCCCAGAACCTTATATTGACATAACATTCGCCATTTTGATAAGACGCAAAACATTGTACTATTTTTTCAATCTGATTGTGCCGTGCGTACTGATTGCCTCAATGGCACTGCTAGGGTTTACACTGCCACCAGATTCTGGTGAAAAGCTTTCGCTTG GAGTCACAATTTTATTATCGCTTACAGTCTTCCTAAACATGGTGGCGGAAACAATGCCGGCGACCTCTGATGCGGTGCCGCTGCTCG ATAAGAGTAATATTCCTTTATTGGTTACCTTGCATATTGCGCATGCAAAGACCCGGACAGGTTGGCTACGAATGTCCGCCGCCGCCCTCATCATCGAGTTCATCTAA
- the LOC119557754 gene encoding neuronal acetylcholine receptor subunit alpha-7 isoform X3: MKKQSRSRLDNPFCSSQETNMSFPQPHTLPEAPANGGKMLVYGLGLLIMIPACTAGPHEKRLLHALLDNYNSLERPVVNESDPLQLSFGLTLMQIIDVDEKNQLLITNIWLKLEWNDMNLRWNSSEFGGVRDLRIPPHRLWKPDVLMYNSADEGFDGTYATNVVVRNNGSCLYVPPGIFKSTCKIDITWFPFDDQRCEMKFGSWTYDGFQLDLQLQDEAGGDISSFITNGEWDLLGVPGKRNEIYYNCCPEPYIDITFAILIRRKTLYYFFNLIVPCVLIASMALLGFTLPPDSGEKLSLGVTILLSLTVFLNMVAETMPATSDAVPLLGTYFNCIMFMVASSVVSTILILNYHHRNPDTHEMSEWTRTGWLRMSAAALIIEFI, translated from the exons ATGAAGAAGCAATCACGTAGTCGGTTGGACAATCCATTCTGCTCCAGTCAGGAAACAAACATGAGCTTCCCACAGCCGCACACATTGCCGGAAGCCCCAGCTAACGGTGGTAAAATGCTGGTTTATGGCCTGGGACTTCTAATTATGATACCGG CTTGTACGGCTGGACCCCATGAAAAGCGTCTGCTCCACGCCCTCCTGGACAACTACAACAGCTTAGAACGTCCGGTGGTCAACGAATCCGATCCATTGCAACTGAGCTTCGGACTAACACTCATGCAGATTATAGATGTG gATGAAAAGAACCAACTGCTAATTACAAATATTTGGCTCAAATTG GAATGGAATGACATGAATCTTCGATGGAATTCCAGTGAATTCGGCGGTGTACGCGATCTTCGAATTCCACCACATCGCTTATGGAAACCGGATGTTCTAATGTACAATAG CGCGGATGAGGGGTTCGATGGAACGTATGCCACAAATGTAGTGGTGCGCAACAATGGAAGCTGTCTGTACGTACCGCCAGGCATATTCAAATCAACATGCAAGATCGATATTACGTGGTTTCCATTTGACGATCAAAGATGTGAGATGAAGTTTGGTTCGTGGACCTACGATGGTTTCCAG TTGGACTTACAATTACAAGACGAAGCAGGAGGAGATATTTCTAGCTTTATAACAAATGGCGAATGGGACTTGTTAG GTGTGCCCGGTAAACGAAATGAAATCTACTATAATTGCTGCCCAGAACCTTATATTGACATAACATTCGCCATTTTGATAAGACGCAAAACATTGTACTATTTTTTCAATCTGATTGTGCCGTGCGTACTGATTGCCTCAATGGCACTGCTAGGGTTTACACTGCCACCAGATTCTGGTGAAAAGCTTTCGCTTG GAGTCACAATTTTATTATCGCTTACAGTCTTCCTAAACATGGTGGCGGAAACAATGCCGGCGACCTCTGATGCGGTGCCGCTGCTCG GAACTTATTTCAATTGCATTATGTTTATGGTGGCCTCATCAGTTGTGTCAACCATACTTATCCTCAATTATCATCATAGAAATCCAGATACGCATGAAATGAGTGAATgg ACCCGGACAGGTTGGCTACGAATGTCCGCCGCCGCCCTCATCATCGAGTTCATCTAA
- the LOC119557754 gene encoding neuronal acetylcholine receptor subunit alpha-7 isoform X4, protein MKKQSRSRLDNPFCSSQETNMSFPQPHTLPEAPANGGKMLVYGLGLLIMIPACTAGPHEKRLLHALLDNYNSLERPVVNESDPLQLSFGLTLMQIIDVDEKNQLLITNIWLKLEWNDMNLRWNSSEFGGVRDLRIPPHRLWKPDVLMYNSADEGFDGTYATNVVVRNNGSCLYVPPGIFKSTCKIDITWFPFDDQRCEMKFGSWTYDGFQLDLQLQDEAGGDISSFITNGEWDLLGVPGKRNEIYYNCCPEPYIDITFAILIRRKTLYYFFNLIVPCVLIASMALLGFTLPPDSGEKLSLGVTILLSLTVFLNMVAETMPATSDAVPLLGLLCPNLADRGLPDNKFFRKNCHKFTRLLIVIKYIYTYIYIFIENF, encoded by the exons ATGAAGAAGCAATCACGTAGTCGGTTGGACAATCCATTCTGCTCCAGTCAGGAAACAAACATGAGCTTCCCACAGCCGCACACATTGCCGGAAGCCCCAGCTAACGGTGGTAAAATGCTGGTTTATGGCCTGGGACTTCTAATTATGATACCGG CTTGTACGGCTGGACCCCATGAAAAGCGTCTGCTCCACGCCCTCCTGGACAACTACAACAGCTTAGAACGTCCGGTGGTCAACGAATCCGATCCATTGCAACTGAGCTTCGGACTAACACTCATGCAGATTATAGATGTG gATGAAAAGAACCAACTGCTAATTACAAATATTTGGCTCAAATTG GAATGGAATGACATGAATCTTCGATGGAATTCCAGTGAATTCGGCGGTGTACGCGATCTTCGAATTCCACCACATCGCTTATGGAAACCGGATGTTCTAATGTACAATAG CGCGGATGAGGGGTTCGATGGAACGTATGCCACAAATGTAGTGGTGCGCAACAATGGAAGCTGTCTGTACGTACCGCCAGGCATATTCAAATCAACATGCAAGATCGATATTACGTGGTTTCCATTTGACGATCAAAGATGTGAGATGAAGTTTGGTTCGTGGACCTACGATGGTTTCCAG TTGGACTTACAATTACAAGACGAAGCAGGAGGAGATATTTCTAGCTTTATAACAAATGGCGAATGGGACTTGTTAG GTGTGCCCGGTAAACGAAATGAAATCTACTATAATTGCTGCCCAGAACCTTATATTGACATAACATTCGCCATTTTGATAAGACGCAAAACATTGTACTATTTTTTCAATCTGATTGTGCCGTGCGTACTGATTGCCTCAATGGCACTGCTAGGGTTTACACTGCCACCAGATTCTGGTGAAAAGCTTTCGCTTG GAGTCACAATTTTATTATCGCTTACAGTCTTCCTAAACATGGTGGCGGAAACAATGCCGGCGACCTCTGATGCGGTGCCGCTGCTCG GATTACTTTGTCCGAACTTGGCTGATCGAGGCCTTCCTGATAATAAATTCTTCAGAAAGAACTGCCATAAATTCACTCGTCTGTTGATTGTGatcaagtatatatatacttatatatacATCTTCATAGAGAACTTTTGa
- the LOC119557754 gene encoding neuronal acetylcholine receptor subunit alpha-7 isoform X2, whose amino-acid sequence MKKQSRSRLDNPFCSSQETNMSFPQPHTLPEAPANGGKMLVYGLGLLIMIPACTAGPHEKRLLHALLDNYNSLERPVVNESDPLQLSFGLTLMQIIDVDEKNQLLITNIWLKLEWNDMNLRWNSSEFGGVRDLRIPPHRLWKPDVLMYNSADEGFDGTYATNVVVRNNGSCLYVPPGIFKSTCKIDITWFPFDDQRCEMKFGSWTYDGFQLDLQLQDEAGGDISSFITNGEWDLLGVPGKRNEIYYNCCPEPYIDITFAILIRRKTLYYFFNLIVPCVLIASMALLGFTLPPDSGEKLSLGVTILLSLTVFLNMVAETMPATSDAVPLLGTYFNCIMFMVASSVVSTILILNYHHRNPDTHEMSEWDYFVRTWLIEAFLIINSSERTAINSLVC is encoded by the exons ATGAAGAAGCAATCACGTAGTCGGTTGGACAATCCATTCTGCTCCAGTCAGGAAACAAACATGAGCTTCCCACAGCCGCACACATTGCCGGAAGCCCCAGCTAACGGTGGTAAAATGCTGGTTTATGGCCTGGGACTTCTAATTATGATACCGG CTTGTACGGCTGGACCCCATGAAAAGCGTCTGCTCCACGCCCTCCTGGACAACTACAACAGCTTAGAACGTCCGGTGGTCAACGAATCCGATCCATTGCAACTGAGCTTCGGACTAACACTCATGCAGATTATAGATGTG gATGAAAAGAACCAACTGCTAATTACAAATATTTGGCTCAAATTG GAATGGAATGACATGAATCTTCGATGGAATTCCAGTGAATTCGGCGGTGTACGCGATCTTCGAATTCCACCACATCGCTTATGGAAACCGGATGTTCTAATGTACAATAG CGCGGATGAGGGGTTCGATGGAACGTATGCCACAAATGTAGTGGTGCGCAACAATGGAAGCTGTCTGTACGTACCGCCAGGCATATTCAAATCAACATGCAAGATCGATATTACGTGGTTTCCATTTGACGATCAAAGATGTGAGATGAAGTTTGGTTCGTGGACCTACGATGGTTTCCAG TTGGACTTACAATTACAAGACGAAGCAGGAGGAGATATTTCTAGCTTTATAACAAATGGCGAATGGGACTTGTTAG GTGTGCCCGGTAAACGAAATGAAATCTACTATAATTGCTGCCCAGAACCTTATATTGACATAACATTCGCCATTTTGATAAGACGCAAAACATTGTACTATTTTTTCAATCTGATTGTGCCGTGCGTACTGATTGCCTCAATGGCACTGCTAGGGTTTACACTGCCACCAGATTCTGGTGAAAAGCTTTCGCTTG GAGTCACAATTTTATTATCGCTTACAGTCTTCCTAAACATGGTGGCGGAAACAATGCCGGCGACCTCTGATGCGGTGCCGCTGCTCG GAACTTATTTCAATTGCATTATGTTTATGGTGGCCTCATCAGTTGTGTCAACCATACTTATCCTCAATTATCATCATAGAAATCCAGATACGCATGAAATGAGTGAATgg GATTACTTTGTCCGAACTTGGCTGATCGAGGCCTTCCTGATAATAAATTCTTCAGAAAGAACTGCCATAAATTCACTCGTCTGTTGA
- the LOC119557754 gene encoding neuronal acetylcholine receptor subunit alpha-7 isoform X6: MKKQSRSRLDNPFCSSQETNMSFPQPHTLPEAPANGGKMLVYGLGLLIMIPACTAGPHEKRLLHALLDNYNSLERPVVNESDPLQLSFGLTLMQIIDVDEKNQLLITNIWLKLEWNDMNLRWNSSEFGGVRDLRIPPHRLWKPDVLMYNSADEGFDGTYATNVVVRNNGSCLYVPPGIFKSTCKIDITWFPFDDQRCEMKFGSWTYDGFQLDLQLQDEAGGDISSFITNGEWDLLGVPGKRNEIYYNCCPEPYIDITFAILIRRKTLYYFFNLIVPCVLIASMALLGFTLPPDSGEKLSLDMLMHLECIYWNLM, encoded by the exons ATGAAGAAGCAATCACGTAGTCGGTTGGACAATCCATTCTGCTCCAGTCAGGAAACAAACATGAGCTTCCCACAGCCGCACACATTGCCGGAAGCCCCAGCTAACGGTGGTAAAATGCTGGTTTATGGCCTGGGACTTCTAATTATGATACCGG CTTGTACGGCTGGACCCCATGAAAAGCGTCTGCTCCACGCCCTCCTGGACAACTACAACAGCTTAGAACGTCCGGTGGTCAACGAATCCGATCCATTGCAACTGAGCTTCGGACTAACACTCATGCAGATTATAGATGTG gATGAAAAGAACCAACTGCTAATTACAAATATTTGGCTCAAATTG GAATGGAATGACATGAATCTTCGATGGAATTCCAGTGAATTCGGCGGTGTACGCGATCTTCGAATTCCACCACATCGCTTATGGAAACCGGATGTTCTAATGTACAATAG CGCGGATGAGGGGTTCGATGGAACGTATGCCACAAATGTAGTGGTGCGCAACAATGGAAGCTGTCTGTACGTACCGCCAGGCATATTCAAATCAACATGCAAGATCGATATTACGTGGTTTCCATTTGACGATCAAAGATGTGAGATGAAGTTTGGTTCGTGGACCTACGATGGTTTCCAG TTGGACTTACAATTACAAGACGAAGCAGGAGGAGATATTTCTAGCTTTATAACAAATGGCGAATGGGACTTGTTAG GTGTGCCCGGTAAACGAAATGAAATCTACTATAATTGCTGCCCAGAACCTTATATTGACATAACATTCGCCATTTTGATAAGACGCAAAACATTGTACTATTTTTTCAATCTGATTGTGCCGTGCGTACTGATTGCCTCAATGGCACTGCTAGGGTTTACACTGCCACCAGATTCTGGTGAAAAGCTTTCGCTTG aCATGCTAATGCATCTGGAGTGTATCTATTGGAATTTAATGTAG